In the genome of Oceaniferula marina, one region contains:
- a CDS encoding phage tail protein: MADPFLAEIKMFGGNFAPRGWAFCNGQLLAINNYQALFSLLGTTYGGDGRTSFGLPDLRGRAAIHSGNASAGPGLTPRPLGQKSGVEQVTLTANQIPSHHHTASNLKVGVSTQAADTDDPSGTVFGVGNEDAFFEGAANANMGDSSITGTTDNTGGSQPHTNMQPYLAVNYIIALQGTFPSRS, translated from the coding sequence ATGGCTGATCCTTTTCTCGCAGAAATTAAAATGTTCGGGGGCAATTTTGCACCTCGCGGCTGGGCCTTTTGCAATGGCCAATTGCTCGCCATCAACAACTACCAAGCGCTCTTCTCCCTGCTGGGCACCACCTACGGGGGCGACGGACGCACTTCGTTTGGTCTGCCCGACCTCCGTGGACGAGCCGCTATTCACTCTGGAAACGCCAGCGCGGGCCCGGGACTGACCCCTCGCCCATTGGGACAAAAATCCGGGGTTGAACAGGTCACCCTGACCGCCAACCAAATTCCATCACACCATCACACTGCCTCGAATCTGAAGGTAGGAGTCAGCACTCAGGCTGCTGACACCGATGATCCGTCCGGCACTGTCTTCGGCGTGGGTAACGAAGATGCTTTTTTCGAAGGAGCAGCCAACGCCAACATGGGCGACAGCTCAATCACCGGCACCACGGACAACACCGGCGGCTCCCAGCCACACACCAATATGCAACCCTACCTTGCGGTCAATTACATCATCGCCCTTCAAGGCACATTCCCATCACGTAGTTAA
- a CDS encoding OB-fold-containig protein codes for MKEIWEQAILSYNLPLTVALGLVIVFWILAVIGTIDFESLDFDFDFDADVDADLDADLDTDVTPGSGGFMMTILKFVNATDVPVMMVLSFLTLFMWTFAIISNAAFNPNHSWLIASGLIVGNFFLSCLMVKITTQPFRPFFNAFKKGENDDEPVIGRVGTVKSRVIDTKYGQVEIPRDNGAPAIVNCRMADDHESMVRGDQVLVFSKDKEKNLFLVRSATPSQEKQESTEKQTTQHQTTTSQPSQLENHE; via the coding sequence GTGAAGGAAATCTGGGAACAAGCGATACTCTCCTACAACCTGCCACTCACCGTTGCGCTGGGTCTGGTCATCGTTTTCTGGATTCTGGCCGTCATCGGAACCATCGATTTCGAGTCACTCGACTTCGATTTTGATTTCGACGCCGATGTGGATGCAGACCTCGATGCCGATCTGGATACGGATGTCACCCCCGGTTCTGGAGGTTTCATGATGACCATCCTCAAATTTGTCAATGCCACCGATGTGCCGGTCATGATGGTGCTGAGTTTTCTCACCTTGTTCATGTGGACTTTCGCCATCATCTCCAATGCCGCCTTCAACCCGAATCACTCCTGGCTGATTGCCTCTGGACTGATCGTCGGCAATTTCTTCCTCAGCTGCCTGATGGTCAAAATCACCACCCAGCCTTTCCGTCCGTTTTTTAATGCGTTCAAAAAAGGGGAAAACGATGACGAACCGGTGATTGGCCGGGTCGGCACCGTCAAATCCCGGGTCATCGACACCAAATACGGTCAGGTCGAAATCCCACGGGATAACGGAGCCCCCGCCATCGTCAACTGCCGCATGGCTGACGATCACGAGTCCATGGTTCGGGGCGACCAGGTTCTGGTCTTCAGTAAGGATAAGGAGAAAAACTTATTCCTCGTCCGCAGCGCCACCCCCTCTCAGGAAAAACAAGAATCAACAGAAAAACAAACAACCCAGCATCAAACAACTACATCACAACCATCCCAACTAGAAAACCATGAATAA
- a CDS encoding flotillin family protein — translation MNNITLIAGLWDIIKGLGVGVPIVFGVIAIAVIFAFVNCFRKVEKGTALIRTGLGETKVTFTGMMVYPVVHRAELMDISLKRIEIDRTGKNGLICKDNMRADIKVAFFVRVNNVREEVVRVAESIGCDRASSEQEIRVLFDAKFSEALKTVGKKFDFIQLYEERDTFRDEILKCIGTDLNGFVLDDAAIDYLEQTPIEALDPDNILDAEGIKKIHDLTAAQAKLSNNIQRDKEKVIKQQDVEAREAILELERQLAETEAKQQREVDTVQAREQAEALKVQEEERQKAEQARIAAEEEIQISEENKQRQVLVALRNKERTDAVELERVKRDQELEAIERARVTELKDIEKDKAVEVQRKEIQDVIKERVAVEKTVVIEQEKIKDTEAFAGADRTKQVKVTLAEAEAQEVLIEQIKKAEAQKEAAQLRADQELYERVKAAEAAKQAAELHAEEVVVAAEAEQTAAEKQALAKKMLAEATAKEAAAVGLGEAEVMLAVADATEKQGTAEATVDRLKFEAEADGIHKKADAMKLFEEAGQEHEEFKLELEKEKAVELAAIDVQRQIAEQQAVVVGEALKSANIDIVGGETQFFDRITNAITTGKAVDRTVDNSRVLGDVKETFFNGDPEYYKSQIQSWLDQFGVETEDIKNLSVGALLGSLVPMAEGEKRTQLLSFLNAAERFNIKDQPAKNFL, via the coding sequence ATGAATAATATAACACTAATCGCAGGACTCTGGGACATCATCAAAGGTCTCGGTGTTGGAGTGCCCATCGTCTTCGGCGTTATTGCCATCGCCGTCATTTTCGCTTTCGTCAATTGTTTCCGTAAAGTGGAAAAGGGAACCGCCTTGATCCGCACCGGACTAGGTGAAACCAAGGTTACCTTCACCGGCATGATGGTCTACCCCGTCGTCCACCGCGCCGAACTCATGGACATCTCACTGAAACGCATCGAAATCGACCGGACCGGTAAAAACGGACTGATCTGTAAGGATAACATGCGGGCCGATATCAAGGTTGCCTTCTTTGTCCGGGTCAACAACGTGCGCGAAGAAGTCGTCCGCGTCGCCGAATCGATTGGCTGCGACCGTGCATCGTCCGAACAGGAAATCCGCGTCCTCTTCGATGCCAAGTTCTCTGAGGCCCTGAAAACTGTCGGTAAGAAATTCGATTTCATCCAGCTCTACGAAGAGCGGGACACCTTCCGTGATGAAATCCTGAAATGTATTGGCACCGACCTCAACGGCTTCGTGCTCGATGACGCCGCCATTGACTACCTTGAACAAACACCCATCGAGGCCCTCGACCCCGATAACATCCTCGATGCCGAAGGTATCAAAAAGATTCACGACCTCACCGCCGCCCAGGCGAAACTCTCCAACAACATTCAACGAGACAAGGAGAAGGTGATCAAACAACAAGACGTCGAGGCACGCGAGGCAATCCTCGAACTCGAACGCCAACTCGCTGAAACCGAAGCCAAACAACAGCGGGAAGTCGATACCGTCCAGGCACGCGAACAGGCCGAAGCCCTGAAAGTCCAGGAAGAAGAACGCCAAAAGGCCGAGCAGGCACGCATCGCCGCCGAAGAGGAAATCCAAATTTCCGAGGAAAACAAACAACGCCAGGTGCTGGTTGCCCTTCGGAACAAGGAGCGAACCGACGCCGTCGAACTCGAACGCGTCAAACGCGATCAGGAACTTGAAGCGATCGAACGCGCCCGCGTCACCGAACTCAAGGACATCGAGAAAGATAAAGCCGTCGAGGTGCAGAGGAAGGAAATCCAGGATGTCATCAAAGAGCGTGTCGCCGTGGAAAAAACCGTGGTGATCGAACAAGAGAAAATCAAAGACACCGAAGCCTTTGCCGGTGCCGACCGGACCAAGCAGGTGAAAGTCACCCTCGCCGAAGCCGAAGCCCAGGAAGTTTTGATCGAGCAGATCAAAAAAGCCGAAGCCCAGAAAGAGGCTGCCCAGCTGCGCGCCGATCAGGAGCTCTACGAGCGGGTCAAAGCCGCCGAAGCCGCCAAACAAGCCGCCGAACTCCACGCCGAGGAGGTCGTGGTTGCCGCCGAAGCCGAACAAACCGCCGCCGAGAAACAAGCACTCGCCAAGAAGATGCTCGCCGAAGCCACCGCCAAGGAGGCCGCCGCCGTCGGATTGGGTGAAGCCGAGGTCATGCTCGCCGTGGCCGATGCCACCGAGAAACAAGGAACCGCCGAAGCCACCGTCGACCGCCTCAAGTTCGAGGCCGAGGCCGATGGTATCCACAAGAAGGCCGATGCCATGAAACTCTTCGAAGAAGCCGGTCAGGAACACGAAGAATTCAAACTGGAACTCGAGAAGGAAAAAGCTGTGGAGCTCGCCGCGATCGACGTCCAACGCCAGATTGCCGAACAGCAGGCAGTCGTGGTGGGAGAAGCCCTCAAGTCCGCCAACATCGACATCGTCGGTGGCGAGACTCAGTTCTTCGACCGCATCACCAATGCCATCACCACCGGTAAGGCCGTCGACCGCACCGTCGACAACTCCCGGGTGCTGGGCGATGTCAAGGAGACCTTCTTCAACGGCGACCCGGAGTATTACAAGTCCCAGATCCAGTCGTGGCTCGACCAGTTTGGTGTCGAAACCGAGGACATTAAAAACCTCTCTGTCGGCGCTCTGCTCGGCAGCTTGGTCCCAATGGCCGAAGGTGAAAAGCGCACCCAGCTGCTCTCATTCCTCAACGCCGCCGAACGTTTCAACATCAAAGACCAACCCGCCAAAAACTTCCTCTAA
- a CDS encoding GxxExxY protein, translated as MSLLFEKESYAIRGACFEVYRDKGCGFLEDVYQECLEIEFEHQNIPYVAQPTLELGYRGKTLRQTYKPDFICYGEIILEIKAAKNIGDSHRAQLHNYLKATRKRLGFLVNFSHHPKIEIERIIL; from the coding sequence ATGAGCTTGCTGTTTGAAAAGGAAAGCTATGCAATCCGTGGGGCGTGTTTCGAGGTCTACCGGGACAAAGGATGTGGATTCCTAGAGGATGTCTACCAAGAGTGCTTGGAAATTGAATTTGAGCATCAAAACATTCCCTATGTAGCCCAACCAACTCTTGAGCTGGGCTACAGGGGAAAAACTCTCAGACAAACTTACAAGCCCGATTTCATCTGCTACGGAGAAATCATCCTAGAAATCAAAGCTGCAAAAAACATTGGCGACTCACACCGAGCCCAACTCCACAACTACCTCAAAGCCACCCGGAAACGTCTCGGTTTCCTAGTCAACTTTAGCCATCACCCCAAAATAGAAATCGAACGCATCATTCTGTAA